The following proteins are encoded in a genomic region of Lutra lutra chromosome 16, mLutLut1.2, whole genome shotgun sequence:
- the MIEN1 gene encoding migration and invasion enhancer 1: protein MSGEPGPPSEAPPPEEIEPGSGVRIVVEYCEPCGFEATYLELASAVKEQYPGIEIESRLGGTGAFEIEINGQLVFSKLENGGFPYEKDLIEAIRRASNGEPLEKITNSRPPCVIL, encoded by the exons ATGAGCGGGGAGCCGGGGCCGCCGTCTGAAGCGCCCCCTCCCGAGGAAATTGAACCGGGTAGTGGGGTACGCATCGTGGTGGAGTACTG TGAACCCTGCGGTTTTGAGGCGACCTACCTGGAGCTGGCGAGTGCCGTGAAGGAGCAGTATCCTGGCATTGAGATCGAGTCGCGCTTGGGGGGCACAG GTGCCTTTGAGATCGAAATCAATGGACAGCTGGTGTTCTCCAAGCTGGAAAATGGGGGCTTCCCTTATGAGAAAGAT CTCATTGAGGCCATCCGAAGAGCCAGTAACGGAGAACCCCTAGAAAAGATCACCAACAGCCGTCCTCCGTGCGTCATCCTGTAA